One segment of Oncorhynchus gorbuscha isolate QuinsamMale2020 ecotype Even-year linkage group LGY, OgorEven_v1.0, whole genome shotgun sequence DNA contains the following:
- the LOC124016636 gene encoding dolichyldiphosphatase 1-like — MASEEYCSVPPRWRSISLTHVEFPAGDLTGQLLAYTSLLPVVILVGFVTLIVFKRELHTISFFGGLVLNEGVNWLLKHILREPRPCEGAHATLTTEYGMPSSHSQFIWFFVVYFLLFLYLRMHQTNNARCVELLWRHILSITLLGVAFSVSYSRVYLLYHTWSQVFYGGVTGSTIGVVWFFFTQEVLTPLFPKMAAWPISEFFLVRDTSLIPNILWFEYTVTRSEARNRQRKLGTKLQ, encoded by the exons ATGGCGTCGGAAGAATACTGCTCGGTACCACCTCGATGGCGGTCGATATCACTAACCCACGTAGAGTTCCCTGCTG GTGATCTGACGGGACAATTGTTGGCCTACACCAGCCTGCTACCCGTAGTGATCCTTGTGGGCTTTGTCACCCTCATAGTGTTCAAGCGTGAACTGCACACG ATCTCCTTCTTCGGTGGGCTCGTACTGAACGAAGGGGTGAACTGGCTGCTGAAGCATATTTTAAGGGAGCCCCGCCCATGTGAAG GAGCTCACGCAACCCTGACCACTGAGTATGGGATGCCCTCCAGTCATTCCCAGTTCATCTGGTTTTTTGTTGTTTACTTCTTGCTTTTTCTTTATTTAAG AATGCATCAAACGAACAACGCTCGCTGTGTGGAGCTGCTGTGGAGACATATACTGTCCATCACCTTGTTAGGTGTGGCCTTCTCCGTGTCATACAGCAG GGTTTACCTGTTGTACCACACCTGGAGTCAGGTATTCTACGGGGGAGTGACCGGTAGCACCATCGGAGTAGTCTGGTTCTTCTTCACACAGGAGGTGCTGACACCGCTATTCCCCAAGATGGCAGCATG GCCGATATCAGAGTTTTTTCTGGTGAGGGACACAAGCCTGATCCCCAACATCCTGTGGTTTGAGTACACGGTGACCAGATCAGAGGCAAG AAACAGACAACGGAAGCTTGGAACAAAACTTCAGTGA